A part of Synechococcus sp. KORDI-49 genomic DNA contains:
- a CDS encoding AMP-binding protein, whose translation MTASWTPTRQEQDSLRRHQHVLELQRVDAIWPWLADHHGTLTALDAPHVAHPERLSFAELAQCIATAAAAFREQGLEAGEVVALFAENSPRWLVADQGLMRAGAADAVRGASAPVEELRYILSDCRATALVVQNAEVWRRLALTPEQRAPLRFVLQLEGEPQDGVMSWDAFLASGRGRPSVPCDADREPSRQAVATVLYTSGTTGQPKGVPLTHANLLHQMHSLACVAYPAPGSPVLSVLPIWHAYERSASYYFLSCACTQTYTTIKQLKKDLPRVRPIAMATVPRLWEAVQAGFEDVLKTFPPSRQRLLRAALANSAAQRRAIRTARNLLLEPMAPAARLAAAAEAGLRWPLHALASTLIWPKLRLQLSGGQLRYPISGGGAIAPHIDAFFEAVGIELLVGYGLTETSPVVSCRRPWRNIRGSAGLPMPETEFRIVDPESGEDLGLRRRGRVLVRGPQVMGGYLGRPEASAKVLDAEGWFDTGDLGLLLADGSLALTGRAKDTIVLSSGENIEPGPLEEALVASPLIEQVMLVGQDERQLGALVVPRVEALQTWASEQGMALAEDLGGRPGDALLLKRLMQECNRLLKGRSGSRGDERLAGVVLVDPFSIENGLLTQTLKQRRDRITARDAALIEQLYGR comes from the coding sequence ATGACGGCCAGCTGGACCCCGACACGCCAGGAGCAGGACTCGCTTCGACGCCATCAGCACGTCCTCGAGCTGCAGCGGGTTGATGCGATCTGGCCCTGGCTGGCGGATCACCACGGCACCCTGACGGCCCTGGATGCGCCCCATGTGGCACATCCGGAACGGCTCAGCTTCGCGGAACTGGCTCAGTGCATCGCCACGGCGGCTGCGGCTTTCCGGGAGCAGGGTCTGGAAGCCGGCGAGGTGGTGGCGCTGTTCGCCGAGAACAGCCCCCGCTGGCTGGTGGCGGATCAGGGGCTGATGCGGGCCGGAGCTGCCGATGCCGTTCGGGGGGCGTCCGCTCCGGTGGAAGAGCTGCGTTACATCCTGTCGGACTGTCGGGCCACTGCCCTGGTGGTGCAGAACGCGGAGGTGTGGCGACGCCTGGCGTTGACACCGGAGCAGCGAGCCCCGCTTCGCTTCGTGCTGCAGCTGGAAGGGGAGCCTCAGGACGGGGTGATGAGCTGGGACGCCTTCCTGGCAAGCGGGCGTGGTCGCCCGTCGGTGCCATGCGACGCGGATCGTGAGCCGTCACGTCAGGCGGTGGCCACGGTGCTATACACCTCCGGCACCACCGGCCAGCCCAAGGGGGTGCCGCTGACCCACGCCAACCTGCTGCATCAGATGCACTCTCTGGCCTGTGTGGCCTATCCGGCACCGGGCTCGCCTGTGCTCAGCGTGTTGCCGATCTGGCACGCCTATGAGCGCAGTGCCAGTTACTACTTCCTGTCCTGCGCCTGCACGCAGACCTACACCACGATCAAGCAGCTGAAGAAGGATCTGCCGCGGGTGCGGCCGATCGCCATGGCCACGGTGCCGCGTCTGTGGGAAGCGGTGCAAGCTGGGTTCGAGGATGTGCTGAAAACCTTTCCGCCGTCGCGACAGCGGCTGTTGAGAGCGGCCCTGGCCAACAGTGCGGCCCAGCGGCGTGCGATCCGGACCGCGCGCAACCTGCTGCTGGAACCGATGGCTCCGGCCGCCCGGCTGGCGGCGGCTGCGGAAGCGGGGCTTCGCTGGCCTCTGCACGCCCTTGCCTCCACGCTGATCTGGCCGAAGCTGCGGCTTCAGCTCAGCGGCGGACAGCTGCGGTATCCCATCAGCGGTGGCGGAGCCATCGCCCCTCACATCGATGCGTTCTTCGAAGCGGTGGGGATCGAGCTGCTGGTGGGGTACGGACTCACGGAGACCAGTCCGGTGGTGAGCTGTCGCCGACCGTGGCGCAACATCCGCGGCAGTGCAGGCCTGCCGATGCCGGAGACCGAGTTCCGCATCGTGGATCCGGAGTCCGGGGAGGATCTGGGACTGCGCCGCAGGGGCCGGGTGCTGGTGCGTGGTCCCCAGGTGATGGGGGGCTATCTGGGCCGGCCGGAGGCCAGCGCCAAGGTGCTCGATGCTGAGGGCTGGTTCGACACCGGTGATCTGGGACTGCTGCTCGCGGATGGTTCGCTGGCGTTGACCGGCCGCGCCAAGGACACGATCGTGCTGAGCAGCGGTGAGAACATCGAGCCCGGTCCACTGGAGGAGGCTCTGGTGGCCAGTCCGCTGATCGAGCAGGTGATGCTGGTGGGTCAGGACGAACGCCAGCTCGGAGCACTGGTGGTGCCCCGGGTGGAAGCGCTTCAGACCTGGGCCTCGGAGCAGGGGATGGCCCTGGCGGAGGATCTCGGAGGGCGCCCGGGGGATGCACTGTTGTTGAAACGGCTGATGCAGGAGTGCAACCGGTTGCTCAAGGGACGATCCGGGTCCCGCGGGGATGAGCGCTTGGCCGGGGTGGTGCTGGTGGATCCCTTCAGCATCGAGAACGGTCTGCTCACGCAGACGCTCAAGCAGCGTCGCGATCGCATCACGGCCCGGGATGCTGCCCTGATCGAGCAGCTGTACGGCCGATGA
- the queA gene encoding tRNA preQ1(34) S-adenosylmethionine ribosyltransferase-isomerase QueA: MSDPRDRQLSSYDYPLPPERIAQAPVEPRHSARLLMVPPAGSGVASPRHRQVWDLLEELQSGDLLVVNDTRVLKARLRVRRAGGGLSELLVLEPRGQGLWLCLARPAKRMRAGDVLTIDGTEIRLTVAAEDAASGGRIVQFPDDCTDAATIETLLNRCGEVPLPPYIERHDPGDAERYQTRYAERPGAVAAPTAGLHFSDALLDALARKGVELARITLHVGLGTFRPVETEDLTTLELHSEWIEVSPAVVETIRHCSGRVIAVGTTSVRALEGAAQVHGGELKPFTGPVDLVIQPGYRFRVVQGLITNFHLPKSSLLLLVSALIGRETLLGLYSEAISRNYRFFSYGDAMWIAPEAVLDAARPPTR; encoded by the coding sequence GTGTCCGATCCCAGGGACCGGCAGCTCAGCAGCTACGACTATCCACTGCCGCCTGAGCGCATCGCGCAGGCCCCGGTCGAGCCACGGCACAGCGCCCGGTTGCTGATGGTGCCTCCTGCGGGCAGCGGCGTGGCGTCGCCCCGGCATCGTCAGGTCTGGGATCTGCTCGAGGAACTGCAGTCCGGTGATCTGCTGGTGGTCAATGACACCCGGGTGCTCAAGGCGCGTCTGAGGGTGCGCCGCGCCGGTGGCGGACTGTCGGAACTGCTGGTGCTGGAGCCCCGCGGTCAGGGGTTGTGGCTCTGTCTGGCCCGGCCGGCCAAGCGGATGCGGGCTGGGGACGTTCTCACCATCGATGGAACTGAGATCAGGCTCACCGTGGCGGCAGAGGATGCCGCCAGCGGCGGGCGCATCGTTCAGTTTCCGGACGACTGCACCGATGCGGCGACGATCGAGACCCTGCTCAACCGGTGCGGTGAGGTGCCGCTGCCGCCCTACATCGAACGGCACGACCCCGGAGATGCCGAGCGGTATCAGACCCGCTACGCCGAGCGACCCGGAGCCGTCGCAGCCCCGACGGCGGGGCTGCATTTCAGTGATGCACTGCTGGACGCGTTGGCCCGCAAGGGAGTGGAACTGGCCCGGATCACCCTGCATGTGGGACTCGGCACGTTCCGCCCCGTGGAGACGGAGGATCTCACCACGCTCGAACTGCACAGCGAGTGGATCGAGGTCAGTCCGGCGGTGGTGGAGACGATCCGCCACTGCTCAGGTCGGGTGATCGCCGTCGGCACCACCAGCGTGCGGGCCCTCGAGGGAGCAGCGCAGGTCCATGGCGGAGAGCTGAAGCCGTTCACCGGCCCCGTGGATCTGGTGATTCAGCCCGGCTATCGCTTCCGCGTGGTGCAGGGGCTGATCACCAACTTTCATCTGCCGAAGAGTTCGCTGCTGTTGTTGGTGAGCGCACTGATTGGCCGGGAGACGCTGCTGGGGCTCTACAGCGAAGCGATCAGCAGGAACTACCGCTTCTTTTCCTATGGCGATGCGATGTGGATCGCGCCGGAGGCGGTGCTGGATGCAGCCAGACCCCCGACGCGCTGA
- the lipB gene encoding lipoyl(octanoyl) transferase LipB, with protein MPIVDGKLGTVGDSAQSSGAILFEPAEPVPFEQAWSAQRRWQQRLLENPCQPQAVWLLQHPACYTLGRGASAEHLHFDPQVPPAPLHRIDRGGEVTHHLPGQLVAYPVLDLRRHQPDLHWYLRQLEQVLLDVLAEFDLVGERIPGFTGIWLEGRKVAAIGTGCRRWITQHGLALNVSCALSGFELITPCGLRGSRVGRLCDWRPGLTVEQVQPRLREALRRRFDLVWSAEA; from the coding sequence GTGCCGATTGTTGACGGCAAATTAGGAACGGTTGGCGATTCGGCACAGTCCTCCGGTGCAATTCTTTTTGAGCCTGCGGAGCCGGTGCCGTTCGAGCAGGCCTGGAGCGCTCAGCGGCGCTGGCAGCAGCGTCTTCTGGAGAATCCCTGCCAGCCGCAGGCGGTCTGGTTGCTGCAGCATCCGGCCTGTTACACCCTCGGTCGCGGTGCCAGCGCTGAGCATCTTCACTTCGATCCGCAGGTTCCGCCGGCTCCGCTGCACCGGATCGATCGCGGAGGGGAGGTGACGCACCATCTGCCAGGCCAGCTGGTGGCTTATCCGGTGCTGGATCTGCGTCGTCACCAGCCGGACCTGCACTGGTATCTGCGTCAGCTGGAACAGGTGCTGCTGGATGTGCTTGCGGAGTTCGACCTGGTGGGAGAGCGCATCCCGGGTTTCACAGGGATCTGGCTGGAGGGTCGCAAGGTGGCGGCCATCGGAACCGGATGCCGTCGCTGGATCACCCAGCACGGTCTCGCTCTGAATGTGTCCTGTGCGCTGAGCGGGTTTGAGCTCATCACCCCCTGCGGTCTCCGGGGCAGCCGGGTGGGTCGTCTGTGCGACTGGCGGCCTGGGTTGACGGTGGAACAGGTTCAGCCCCGGCTGCGGGAAGCCCTGCGCCGACGTTTCGATCTGGTCTGGTCCGCGGAAGCGTGA
- a CDS encoding YlqD family protein, producing the protein MADGTILTIKRPITVRAVVTPTWKEEAEREISNGIANCDQQLAQLEQEGQQVVDEVRRQSANPLDPRVQEQVAQIQQQVAAKRSEIEEQKRGLLQQQAQVRELELEQIVEQGQLESTCELAVGDNLVQKMQVSIVVRDGVVQAIEEA; encoded by the coding sequence ATGGCCGACGGCACCATCCTGACGATCAAGCGCCCGATCACCGTTCGTGCCGTGGTGACCCCCACCTGGAAGGAGGAAGCGGAGCGGGAGATCAGCAACGGCATCGCCAACTGCGATCAGCAGCTGGCCCAGCTGGAGCAGGAGGGTCAGCAGGTCGTGGATGAGGTGCGCCGTCAGAGCGCCAACCCGCTCGATCCCCGGGTGCAGGAGCAGGTGGCTCAGATTCAGCAGCAGGTCGCCGCCAAGCGTTCCGAGATCGAGGAGCAGAAACGCGGGTTGCTGCAGCAGCAGGCTCAGGTGCGTGAGCTCGAGCTGGAGCAGATCGTGGAGCAGGGCCAGTTGGAGAGCACCTGTGAGCTCGCCGTCGGCGACAACCTGGTGCAGAAGATGCAGGTGTCGATCGTCGTGCGGGACGGTGTCGTTCAGGCCATTGAGGAGGCCTGA
- a CDS encoding dihydrolipoamide acetyltransferase family protein codes for MATHDIFMPALSSTMTEGKIVEWLKQPGDKVGRGESVLVVESDKADMDVESFQDGYLAAVLMPAGSTAPVGETIGLIVESEAEIADAKASAPAAPAAAAPAPTATAPAPAPTPAPAPVAAAAPVAAPPPAAIQPSAPVVNDGRIVASPRAKKLASQMGVDLATVRGSGPHGRIQAEDVEKASGQPISVPRVAEGTAPAVTGGASSAAAAPAAPAGSSFGRPGETVPFNTLQGAVNRNMEASLAVPCFRVGYTITTDKLDAFYKQVKPKGVTMTALLAKAVAVTLARHPQVNAATTAAGMAYPADVNVAVAVAMEDGGLITPVLRNADRTDLYEMSRQWGDLVKRSRSKQLQPEEYSTGTFTLSNLGMFGVDRFDAILPPGTGAILAVAASRPTVVAGKDGSIAVKRQMQVNLTADHRVIYGADGAAFLKDLAELIETRPESLAL; via the coding sequence TTGGCAACCCACGACATCTTCATGCCTGCCCTCAGCTCCACCATGACGGAGGGCAAGATCGTGGAATGGCTGAAGCAACCCGGCGACAAGGTCGGACGGGGGGAGTCGGTGCTCGTGGTCGAGTCCGACAAGGCCGACATGGATGTGGAGTCCTTTCAGGACGGCTATCTGGCCGCGGTGCTGATGCCGGCCGGCAGCACCGCGCCGGTGGGCGAGACGATCGGACTGATCGTGGAAAGCGAGGCGGAGATCGCTGATGCCAAGGCCTCGGCTCCGGCAGCCCCCGCTGCCGCTGCTCCTGCACCGACGGCCACAGCTCCTGCTCCCGCACCGACGCCTGCCCCCGCACCGGTGGCTGCGGCAGCTCCCGTGGCAGCTCCGCCTCCGGCAGCCATTCAGCCGTCTGCTCCGGTTGTCAACGACGGCCGCATCGTCGCCAGCCCCCGTGCCAAGAAGCTGGCGTCTCAGATGGGCGTGGATCTGGCCACCGTGCGCGGCAGCGGCCCCCACGGCCGGATCCAGGCAGAGGACGTGGAGAAGGCGAGCGGTCAACCGATCTCCGTTCCGAGGGTCGCCGAGGGCACAGCTCCTGCCGTCACTGGAGGCGCGTCCTCTGCTGCAGCGGCACCGGCCGCACCGGCTGGCAGCAGCTTCGGGCGACCCGGTGAGACCGTGCCCTTCAACACCCTGCAGGGGGCGGTCAACCGCAATATGGAAGCCAGCCTGGCGGTGCCCTGCTTCCGTGTCGGGTACACGATCACCACCGACAAGCTGGATGCCTTCTACAAACAGGTGAAGCCCAAGGGCGTCACCATGACCGCCCTGCTGGCCAAGGCCGTGGCCGTCACGCTGGCTCGCCATCCCCAGGTGAATGCCGCCACCACGGCGGCCGGTATGGCCTACCCCGCCGACGTGAACGTGGCCGTGGCCGTGGCCATGGAGGACGGCGGCCTGATCACGCCGGTGCTGCGCAATGCCGACCGCACCGATCTCTATGAGATGTCACGCCAGTGGGGTGATCTGGTGAAGCGCTCCCGCAGCAAGCAGCTGCAGCCGGAGGAATACAGCACCGGTACCTTCACCCTCTCCAATCTCGGCATGTTCGGTGTCGATCGCTTCGATGCGATCCTTCCTCCCGGCACCGGCGCGATCCTGGCGGTGGCGGCATCACGCCCCACCGTGGTGGCCGGCAAGGACGGTTCCATCGCCGTGAAGCGTCAGATGCAGGTGAATCTGACCGCCGATCACCGGGTGATCTACGGGGCTGACGGTGCGGCCTTCCTGAAGGATCTGGCGGAGCTGATCGAGACCCGCCCCGAGAGTCTGGCGCTCTGA